In Streptomyces camelliae, the sequence GGCGGCCGCCCGCGCCTGACGCCGGCCGGCCGTCACCGACCGCAGCACACCGGCGGCGGCGAGCAGGAAACCGACGCCCATGAGCATGCTCAGCAGGTACATGTACGTCGGAAAAGGCTTGTCGCCGAGGAACAGCGGGGCCACCGTGACCAGAGTGGCCAGCGCCCCGAGGAAGAAGACGACGGCACCGGCGCGGATCAGCCGGTCACCGGGCTCGGTGGAATTCGTTTGGGTTTTGTCACGCACCGGACCAGGGTAGTTCCCAGCCACGGTGAACAACCGGGGGACGTCTTGTCACCCGCCCGAAGACCATTAGCCTTGGTAGCGCTTGGTAGCGGCGGGTCATGGTCGACCCGCTGTAGTGCTATCAAGAGCCGTTTCCGAAGTAGTTTTCCCGACGAGACACGAGGACGAGGACAGACGTGCCTACCGGCAAGGTCAAGTGGTTCAACAGCGAGAAGGGCTTCGGCTTTCTCTCCCGCGACGACGGCGGTGACGTCTTCGTCCATTCCTCGGTTCTCCCCGCCGGAGTCGACGTACTCAAGCCGGGACAGCGCGTGGAGTTCGGCGTCGTCGCCGGTCAGCGCGGTGACCAGGCGCTCTCCGTGACCGTGCTGGACCCGACGCCGTCGGTCGCGGCCGCCCAGCGCAAGAAGCCGGACGAGCTGGCCTCGATCGTGCAGGACCTGACGACCCTTCTCGAAAACATCACCCCGATGCTGGAGAAGGGCCGCTACCCGGACAAGGCGTCCGGCAAGAAGATCGCCGGCCTGCTCCGCGCGGTCGCCGACCAGCTGGACGTCTGAGGACCGTCAGCGAAACACGAGCACATCCGGGCCGAGGGGCGGCACCAGCCCCTCGGCCGTCGCGCGTGCGCCCGGATTGCCTCACGGAAACGCGAGCGCCTCGGGCGGGAGGGCGGGCAGTAGTCCCTCGGCCGCAGCGCGCGTCAGCAGGCCGCGGATCGCCGCGGCGCCTTTGTCTGCCGTCCTTGCGTCGCTTCGCGGGCTGCGGACGGCTGCGCCGGACTCTGTCCGGCGGCTGTCGGTGTCGTACGGGTCAGGGAAACGCGAGTGCCTCGGGCGGGAGGGCGGGCAGTAGTCCCTCGGCCGTAGCGCGTGTGAGCAGGCCGCGGATCGCCGCGGCGCCTTTGTCTGCCGTCCTTGCGTCGCTTCGCGGGCTGCGGACGGCTGCGCCGGACTCTGTCCGGCGGCTGTCGGTGTCGTACGGGTCAGGGAAACGCGAGTGCCTCGGGCGGGAGGGCAGGCAGTAGTCCCTCGGCCGCAGCACGCGTCAGCAGGCCGCGGATCGCCGCGTAGCCGTCCTCGCCGAGGTCGGCGGTGAACTCGTTGACGTACAGGCCGATGTGCTGGTCCGCGACGGCCGGGTCCATCTCCTGGGCGTGGGCCATGACGTACGGCCGGGAGGCCTCGGGGTCGTCCCAGGCGGCCCGTACCGAGGTGCGGATGGAATCCGCGAGCCGGGTCAGCGTGTCCGCGCCCAGCGCGCGCTTGGCGATGATCGCGCCCAGCGGGATCGGCAGCCCCGTGGTCCGCTCCCAGTGCTCGCCCATGTCGGCGAGCTTGTGCAGACCGTAGTTCTGGTACGTGAAGCGGGCCTCGTGGATGACCAGTCCGGCGTCCACCTTGCCGTCCCGCACGGCCGGCATGATCTCGTGGAACGGCAGGACGACGATCTCGCCGACCCCGCCGGGGAGGGTGTCGGCCGCCCAGAGCCGGAAGAGGAGATACGCCGTCGACTTCTCGCTGGGCACGGCGACCGTACGGCCCGTCAGGTCCGCCCCCGCCTCCCGCGTGAGGACGAGCGGGCCGCAGCCCCGGCCCAGCGCGCCGCCGCACGGCAGCAGGGCGTACTCGCCGAGGACGTACGGCAGGACGGCGTACGACACCTTGAGCACGTCGAACTCGCCGCGCTCGGCCATGCCGTTGGTGATGTCGATGTCGGCGAACGTCACGTCCAGCGCGGGCGCCCCGGGCACGCGGCCGTGGGCGAGGGCGTCGAAGACGAAGGTGTCGTTCGGGCAGGGGGAGTACGCGATCCGCAGGGTCTGCTGCTGCTCACTGGTCGTCATGTCGGTTCCAACTCTCCAATGCGGGCGCGAGCTTCCCGAACGCCTCGGTGAGGGCGGTCAGGGCGTCGCCGATGCGCCAGGCGGCGCGGTCGCGCGGGCCGACCGGGTTGGAGACCGCGCGGACCTCCAGGACGGCCGTCCCGTGCGCGTCGGCCGCCTCCGCCACCCCGAAGCCCTCCATGCCCTCGGCGAGCGCCTGCGGGTGCCGGGCGCGCAGTTCGGCGGCGCGGGCGGCGGTGCCGGTGACGGTGGAGACGGTGAGGATGGTGCCGGCCGGGGCGCCGGTGGCCTGGCAGGCAACCCGTACGAGTGATCTCGGCGGGTAGTGGTGGACGGTTCCGAAGCCCAGGTCGGTGACCGGCAGGAAGCCGTCGGCGGTTTCGGCGCCCAGGTCGGCGACGGTGATCCGACGGGCGACGACGAGCGAGCCGACGGGCGCCTCGGGCTGGAAGCCCCCGCCGATCCCGGCCGAGACGACGAGGTCGTACGGGGTACCGGCGAGCCGGGCCGCGGTGAGTGCGGCGGAGACGGAGGCGGCGGCGCGGGCCGGGCCGACACCCGCGTCGAGCAGATCCCAGACGCCGGCCGTACGTGTCGTACGCGTCAGTCCCACACCCGGCTGCCAGATCTGCTCCACCGGCGAGTCCGGTGAGTCCTGCGAGTCCGGCGAGGAAAACGCCCGTGCCACCGCGTCCCGTTCGGCGGGGACCGCGGTGGCTACGAGGATGCGTGCGGAAGGCGTGGTCAGGAGGCCTTCTTCAGCTTGAAGGACCACAGTCCCTTGCCCGGAGTGGTGCCGCCCATCTGGATGGAGACCGTGTTGGTGTCGCCCTCGGTGCCGTACTGGGCGTTGAAGAACGCGCTGCCCGGGATGGTGCGGTACGTCTTCTTGCTGACGTCGGTGAACTGACGGCCGTTCACCAGCAGGACCCAGCCCTCGTCCGCGATCTTCGGGTCGACGCCGAAGCGGACGGTGGCGTCCGTGTCCACGGTGATCGACTTGACGTCGTTCACCTTCTTGGCGCACTTCGCCAGCGTCTTGGCGTCCAGCGTGTTGCCGTCGTTGTAGCACAGGGCCTCGGAGTTGACCGAGCTCTCGCCGACGGTGATCGTCGCGACGGGCGTCGGCTTCTCGCAGGCGGAGAGCAGAAGCAGTCCGGCGGAAACGGCGCCGGCGGCGGCGACGGCGCGGCGGCGTCGCACAGCGGATTGCAGCGTGGTCATGGCCGAAGGCTATCGGGCGCCCGGAGCCGTCCGCCCACGTGGGGTACGGCGTGCCCGGTTCGTTACGCCAGCCGTGCCTGTGTTCGGGAAACCGTGTCCGGTTCGTTACGCCCCGGCAGGTCAGTCGACGCGGGCGCGGGGGCGGCCGCCGTGCCGGGCCGAGGCGAGCAGTCCCTTCACGGTGGTCAGCCAGCCGGCGGCGACGAACGCGGCGCCGATGAAGAGCCCGACGGTGCCGTCGAGCGGCAGCACGATGCCGACCGCGCCGCCGAACACCCAGGCCATCTGCAGCAGGGTCTCGGAGCGGGCGAACGCCGAGGTGCGCACCTGCTCGGGCACGTCCCGCTGGATCAGCGCGTCCAGGGCCAGTTTGGCCAGCGCCTGGGCGAACCCGGCGACCGCGGCGAGGCAGGCCACCAGGAACGCGCCGAAGAAGACGGCCGCCACGACCGCCGTACCGAGGACCACGGCGACGACGGTCACGATGATGATCTCCGGGGCGCGCGATCTCAGCCAGGCCCCCACGGCCGTACCGAGGGCGTTGCCCGCGCCGGCGGCCACGCCGACTATCCCCAGCGAGACCGCCGCGCTCTCGCCGGTCAGCGGGTGCTCACGGAGCAGGAAGGCCAGGAAGAAGATCAGGAAGCCGGAGAGGCAGCGCAGGGCGGCGTTGGCGCCGAGCGCGTGCGTGACGGCGGGGCCGACGGTCCGCAGCCCCGGCCGCTTGATCTGCTCCCGCTTGAGCGGCCCGTGCAGATGCTGCTCGTCGGCGGCGAGCAGCGCCCGGTCCTCGCCCTTGGCCGAGTCGACCTTGGGCGGCAGGGTGAACGACAGGAACGTTCCCGCGACGAAGATCACGAAGGCGCCGTAGAGCGGCCAGGGATCCCCGATGGTGTGCAGCCCTGCCGCGAGCGGCGCGGCGGCGCCGGTGGCCAGCAGACCGGCGAGGGTGACCCGGGAGTTGGCCTTCACGAGCGAGAAGCGGGGCGGCAGCAGCCGCGGTACGACGGCGCTGCGGACCACGCCGTAGGCCTTCGACGCGACCAGTACACCCAGCGCGGCGGGGTACAGCTCCAGGCTGCCGCTCGCCACGGCGCCCGAGATGATCAGCGCGAGCAGGGCACGGGCCAGCATGGCCGCGGCCATCGCGGCGCGCCGGCCGTGCGGCAGCCGGTCGAGGAGGGGGCCGATGACGGGGGCGAGGACGGTGAAGGGCGCCATGGTGATGGCGAGATACAGCGCGACGCGGCCCCGGGCCTCGGCGGTCGGCACGGAGAAGAAGACGGTGGAGGCGAGCGCCACGGTGATCATGACATCGCCGGCGCCGTTCACCGCGTGCAGCTCGATCAGCTTGCCCAGCCCCGACTCGCCCGCGCCATGGGCGTGCGTCGCCTTCCGGATCCCGCGGGCCGCCCCGGTGACCGGAAAGTGCAGGGCGCGACCGACGGAGCGGACGGCACCGCCCACGCGTCCCGCACCGCCGCTCCGACCACTCGCCTTGTCCGCGGCTGTCACGACGTTCATAG encodes:
- a CDS encoding cold-shock protein, whose protein sequence is MPTGKVKWFNSEKGFGFLSRDDGGDVFVHSSVLPAGVDVLKPGQRVEFGVVAGQRGDQALSVTVLDPTPSVAAAQRKKPDELASIVQDLTTLLENITPMLEKGRYPDKASGKKIAGLLRAVADQLDV
- a CDS encoding 1,4-dihydroxy-6-naphthoate synthase produces the protein MTTSEQQQTLRIAYSPCPNDTFVFDALAHGRVPGAPALDVTFADIDITNGMAERGEFDVLKVSYAVLPYVLGEYALLPCGGALGRGCGPLVLTREAGADLTGRTVAVPSEKSTAYLLFRLWAADTLPGGVGEIVVLPFHEIMPAVRDGKVDAGLVIHEARFTYQNYGLHKLADMGEHWERTTGLPIPLGAIIAKRALGADTLTRLADSIRTSVRAAWDDPEASRPYVMAHAQEMDPAVADQHIGLYVNEFTADLGEDGYAAIRGLLTRAAAEGLLPALPPEALAFP
- a CDS encoding futalosine hydrolase, with protein sequence MVLQAEEGLLTTPSARILVATAVPAERDAVARAFSSPDSQDSPDSPVEQIWQPGVGLTRTTRTAGVWDLLDAGVGPARAAASVSAALTAARLAGTPYDLVVSAGIGGGFQPEAPVGSLVVARRITVADLGAETADGFLPVTDLGFGTVHHYPPRSLVRVACQATGAPAGTILTVSTVTGTAARAAELRARHPQALAEGMEGFGVAEAADAHGTAVLEVRAVSNPVGPRDRAAWRIGDALTALTEAFGKLAPALESWNRHDDQ
- a CDS encoding DUF2771 domain-containing protein — encoded protein: MTTLQSAVRRRRAVAAAGAVSAGLLLLSACEKPTPVATITVGESSVNSEALCYNDGNTLDAKTLAKCAKKVNDVKSITVDTDATVRFGVDPKIADEGWVLLVNGRQFTDVSKKTYRTIPGSAFFNAQYGTEGDTNTVSIQMGGTTPGKGLWSFKLKKAS
- a CDS encoding MFS transporter, with product MNVVTAADKASGRSGGAGRVGGAVRSVGRALHFPVTGAARGIRKATHAHGAGESGLGKLIELHAVNGAGDVMITVALASTVFFSVPTAEARGRVALYLAITMAPFTVLAPVIGPLLDRLPHGRRAAMAAAMLARALLALIISGAVASGSLELYPAALGVLVASKAYGVVRSAVVPRLLPPRFSLVKANSRVTLAGLLATGAAAPLAAGLHTIGDPWPLYGAFVIFVAGTFLSFTLPPKVDSAKGEDRALLAADEQHLHGPLKREQIKRPGLRTVGPAVTHALGANAALRCLSGFLIFFLAFLLREHPLTGESAAVSLGIVGVAAGAGNALGTAVGAWLRSRAPEIIIVTVVAVVLGTAVVAAVFFGAFLVACLAAVAGFAQALAKLALDALIQRDVPEQVRTSAFARSETLLQMAWVFGGAVGIVLPLDGTVGLFIGAAFVAAGWLTTVKGLLASARHGGRPRARVD